GAGTTCCTGGGCATACCTGCCACCAATCCCCAGCGATTTGTCTCCCATCGCTGGTTGTCAGCTTATGATCTAACGATCAACACTAAAAGAATGTTACCTGTGTTCAAAGTGCTCTACTTTGGATTTATGGGAAAGCAGGACCAAGAACTGTACAACGAAATATTGAAGGACCTGTACGGAGATCATGGTGTGAGTGACAAGGCTCAGCGAAGGGTTCGGTTTATTCACCAGGATCTCTGCAAGAAgggtatgtatgtgtatgtttatattgTAACAGATTGTTATATGGTCATGAAGGAACTAAAATCCTACTATTTAATAGTAAAAAAGGCTGCTGTATGTGTCTGTCTATGTGAGAGAGATGAATACAATGTGTGTAGTACATCTATACCTACTGTTTTATGGTTATGATTTAACAGACACTTAAATCCCAAGTaaatgatttattattattattattattattattattactactacATCTTATTAGTATAAGAAGTACTCATACTGTTACAGTCGTTGCAACATTGTATGTATACCATTGGTATTGCACAAACTATAAATTGCACAAACTATTGCACACTGTTATCTATATATtgtgtcttgttttttttttgttttttttgaagGAATGACTGATTTGGGGAAGAAAAGGAAGGCCAGAATTGTAAAGAAGATTTGGGTGGAAAACCAAAAAGTGGACCTTAATCTTAGTGTGTACCTTGGTGTCCTCCCAATTTTGAAGGAATACGTGATGGTCTTTCAAGTGAGTATTCTATACCATGTAATAGAAATAAGATGATTCTGATGTCTATTGAAAAACAACAGCAAGTTCTGTCAGTTCtaaaaatgtgatttttatGTTCATTGAAGGGAAGTAAAACTTTGGTTCACAAGCTTCATGACAAGCAACTTGAAGTGTTCATTGACTTTCTTGCCTGCTTCATCAAGCCAGAGCATCTGAAGATGTCGGCAAACAAATTGCTAGAATTGGACTTGGCCAATAATAAACTTCACTCCCAGATTTATGTGGGGAAAGTCGCAGAAGACCTGATTGCAGCCCATCCAAAGCATCCggtttgtattttaaataaagtttactacTACTTTTCATTCTTCTTTCCATTTTAGGTCATGCTGCCACCTACTGGTAAAAAAATGCAATAGCGTAATCATGAAAGTGCAGCATATGGGACAAATGGAACATGTATTGTTTTTACCCTTTTGATTTATTCCAATTGATTGACTGAATTGtaaatgtgtgtatatatagacTGGTAAGAGTGTTTAACAtctttgtaaatgtaaaatttatttttattaattgtttAGAAAAGTAACAATTTGGAAATTTTTCAATTCTGATTTTACAGTCCTGTGTAATGCCACCATAAATGTTACATAAACAGTGAAGTATATGATCAAACATTATCTTTTTTTGGGAGGGAgcagtattaaaaaaatgtgccaTTGTGCTGTAGCCATGTCAGTATGAGCCATACTGAGCCAACCTCAGTATGAACTCAGGGTAAACATGTTTTTGTATGTTATGTGTTGCAGGTAATCATAGATTTTATTGAGAAAGTGACCAAGGCATACACAACTTGTGGCAAGTACATGCAGAGTAAACTACCTCTCAAAAGTAAGACCCTACAGGCCTTGTCCTCCATTGATCCAGTGGTGAGGGGCCATTCCCAGGCTGTTACTCAGCTTAAGGAGTTGGCTAGGATAATGAAACATTTAGTGGCTGAAGAGAGTGACATCACCCAGGAGATCATTAGGTACAACGTGGACTCCAATCTGGCCAAGTATGAAGATGGAGATGATATTGTGAAGTGTGGGCACATGTCATGAGTTTGGGGAAGTATCCAGCTCTCAGCCAGGTTATTAGAGGTGCCCTCTCCATCTTTCATGGGCCACTGGTAGAGTCCTCCTTTAGTCTAATGGGAGATGTAATTGACTCTAAAAGATCAAACATGAAGATCTCCACCTTTGATGCAGTGCAGACTGTGAAATATGTGTTGAAGTCTAGGGGCAAGACTGACATTGACATATTCAAACCGGAGGACATCAAGATGGGGCCAGTTGATACTACTCT
This window of the Paramisgurnus dabryanus chromosome 10, PD_genome_1.1, whole genome shotgun sequence genome carries:
- the LOC135718301 gene encoding uncharacterized protein isoform X1, encoding MKEINYSSRGVHALFAHCQTSIHTNRVTSILSTQSVAQLLRKEDPLPATQNQASAAEKIRESVKLPVPMCNRIANAEAIVLAVIAEHSLPLTMAPVLVELSQCLAADKAALSQMKVSRTAASYKIVYGMGRTFAEKTFSNLRRYPFSLNVDESTSSSFKKVLSMLVSYFNEELNDVVVEHLGCLEVWKVTSASLERLMFDFFQKNNIPWLNLISIMLDSCNVMRGSKSGLETRIRERHCPTLLDVDGDSCHHVHNAAKRFAEPFENYLEQLFADIHTDHQWASDQLAYLKEIAEFLGIPATNPQRFVSHRWLSAYDLTINTKRMLPVFKVLYFGFMGKQDQELYNEILKDLYGDHGVSDKAQRRVRFIHQDLCKKGMTDLGKKRKARIVKKIWVENQKVDLNLSVYLGVLPILKEYVMVFQGSKTLVHKLHDKQLEVFIDFLACFIKPEHLKMSANKLLELDLANNKLHSQIYVGKVAEDLIAAHPKHPVIIDFIEKVTKAYTTCGKYMQSKLPLKSKTLQALSSIDPVVRGHSQAVTQLKELARIMKHLVAEESDITQEIIRYNVDSNLAKYEDGDDIVKCGHMS
- the LOC135718301 gene encoding uncharacterized protein isoform X2 — encoded protein: MAPVLVELSQCLAADKAALSQMKVSRTAASYKIVYGMGRTFAEKTFSNLRRYPFSLNVDESTSSSFKKVLSMLVSYFNEELNDVVVEHLGCLEVWKVTSASLERLMFDFFQKNNIPWLNLISIMLDSCNVMRGSKSGLETRIRERHCPTLLDVDGDSCHHVHNAAKRFAEPFENYLEQLFADIHTDHQWASDQLAYLKEIAEFLGIPATNPQRFVSHRWLSAYDLTINTKRMLPVFKVLYFGFMGKQDQELYNEILKDLYGDHGVSDKAQRRVRFIHQDLCKKGMTDLGKKRKARIVKKIWVENQKVDLNLSVYLGVLPILKEYVMVFQGSKTLVHKLHDKQLEVFIDFLACFIKPEHLKMSANKLLELDLANNKLHSQIYVGKVAEDLIAAHPKHPVIIDFIEKVTKAYTTCGKYMQSKLPLKSKTLQALSSIDPVVRGHSQAVTQLKELARIMKHLVAEESDITQEIIRYNVDSNLAKYEDGDDIVKCGHMS